The Vanessa atalanta chromosome 2, ilVanAtal1.2, whole genome shotgun sequence DNA window ATGTCTATCActaaaactgttattattatcatttaacacGAACGCATatgttatattacaatatatgtgTATTCTCATGTAAGCGACGTAtgtctttttgagaataaatgTCTATAAACGTAAACCTAAACgctattttgttattaattgaattataaaaacaattcttcggaacattccccgtaaatatgtataatattgaattGGATTAGATTTAACCGGCCCCATTCCGAGATATTATTCAACAAAGACTAACTTGTGTCCAAAATCaattcagatacaagtttgttccggatTTTGTcgacaaaatattgaaatttagcaCGACTGATGTATAAGACGGTTCGTGGTATGACCTTCCCTTTGCAGAGATGAAAAAGTAGGCTGAcggaaattccctaagacagccttagcgagagaccacGACGCACATTTTCCTGAAGTCTATCGCCAATTCTGCAAATGTACTCcttcttcgccttagcaatgaGGCTTTTGAAGGATCTAGAGGCAGAGTCCTTTCTGATTGTCGTGGTATTTACATCATAAGACGTTGATGCATTAACCCTGGTCTAGAAGCGCGGTGAGCAGTTGTGTCAAATTGTAAACTACAGTTAAGTCCAGAACAGAtttacccgcatgatcggtagtacGAGATCCAAGCAATTCGGCGTTGTTGGCAGTAAATTCGAATTACCTCTGCGGATGGTATCTGCTGCAGCACGTAATCTGTAGGTagttggacgtgctcaaccagtcagTCAATTTCGGCATTAACGCAATgggcaataaaaaataagaagcatataaaaaaatagaagcatctcaaggtgaaagtgaacaGTGTTTAAGTTGAAGTTCAGCCcacttatgttgcagaagtccacagcgAGGGTGgaaggggttgccttatgatacTTCCGCTAGCCCCAAGCAGTGACGAGCCCGTATAAAAATCAAGGTACTTTCATGGCAattaaaacttcattaaaatacCATTTTGTGTATGTACCTATATTTGATGTATAAAGTCTTAtaggtatagtttttttttatacttgctttaaagtcaaataaattattttgtcaaaacttgaaattatttgtCTGTCCTTTAATAGTCTTTGAAAAATAAGTTGCCATGTCACTTGTTCCGTCAATGTCAGAGCCATATAAGTGACGGCTTGCGAACAATAATTATTGAGACTTGTTAGCATCTTTTTGCAATATTGttagtctttattttattgcttttaaaatacatttaaatatataaacgctTCTTTATaggtaaatactatttaaatttaacgcaATGAAGAGGAGTTACGACTCAATGAGTTCTTCTGTTGAAATTAGTTCATATCGAGATCAACATTTTAAGGTAAGACAACAGTAAAATATCGTGAGTTAGTATTttggataaatataaaaaaaatattaaaaagccgttcaatttaatacatttcaGGGATCCAGAAGCGAACAAGAAAAGTTACTACGCGCGTCGTCTACACTCTATATtggaaatttatcattttatactaCAGAGGAACAAATTTACGAATTATTCTCACGTTGTGGCGATATAAGAAGAGTTATTATGGGATtagataaatataagaaaactcCTTGTGGTTTCTGTTTCGTAGAATATTACACAAGACAAGATTCAGAGAATTGTATGAGGTTAGTTAAATATCAATGAACTTAACGGTGTGTAAAAAGAATACTGTTATTAATCAATgataatttttctataaattcaattttatagatatataaatggCACAAGACTGGATGATAGAATTATTAGATGTGACTGGGATGCTGGATTTATTGAAGGACGCCAATATGGACGAGGGAAAACAGGTGGACAGGTAATAAAGAGGCAATGTGGCTGATTCGAATTATCCAATTAACCTGAAGattttaaacagtttatttagttaattgtcTGTGGTGGTATGGGATGAAAATAAACTATGCTAAtagaatctatactaatattttaaatgcgaaaaaactttttaataaattttggtaTGAAGGAAGAATATAAAcccatttttatacctaaaacattCAATCACCCCTGAAAAAGCCGTGAGTGAAAATTGCTATGGTCAGTTACAGTCACTTATGAattctgttataaataataacaaatatatagatGTTGCATTCCAGTGTTGTCGTTTAAATACGATAAAAGAGattaaaggttaaaaaaaaccattattaagcaaaatttgttattttgatattaagacAGACAAGTTGTGGTCGGTTGTTACTCAAACATTGCCACAATAAGtgataaccattccttacacttACAATATGTCGCCAAGTATAGGATACAATATGTTGCCAAGTATATGTCTGTTGAGCTTGTATTGTATGATATTAAGAATGGCTACAAGGTGGGCCatttgataaatacaaaaataaaacataaaatacaagtaGCACTCTATACAAAATCAAGCTTTAAACTTAAtgtgattttaaattgaaacatcTATTATTATGAGCTAACTTGAACTACAtgactattaaattataatttgtcaatGTTCAAAGTTTTTAGTAGCTTAAGAATTATGCAAAAATGTaagttttctaaataatttttaagttaaaagttaattatgtaAAGGTGGTAATGATCGGTAACTATATAAGACATGGTTGTTTTTTGctaaaatcttaatatatgaGTAATAATAGATTTGTaacttaatatgaaaaatacatCTGATTAGATTGACGAAAGTCcacatttctaattaatttatttcattcataattaattcaaaattgccAATGTTACTTCTTAAAAATTACAACTTAACCTGTTACTATAGTCTTATATTTGGATTAGGACTTGTTATTATTTGACTGGTAATTCTACTTAACTATTCCACTTGGGTTAATAAGCCTGACTTACCTGCAGATAACAGTAACATCACCAATACTCGGATGGAATGCTATAATATTCACTAGACCTAATATGTTCTATGTTATCTCATGTATGTTTTAGGGTCAAATTAGGAAAGATTATTTAGTAAGCCAATAATTGAaactattattaacattatttcataatatgcaattatttattatttttcatattattatttcataatttaaaattatgtttgccTCAACGAATTATTCTGTTATATGATTATAGGTTCGTGACGAATATCGTACGGACTACGACGGTGGACGCGGCGGCTATGGAAAAATAATTGCCCAGAAGATAACACCAAATACTTTAGAACGTTGATGTTCCTTTTAAGTGAGCTATCTGGAGCTAAATATGAAAGACTGTAACGgtaaaaaacattcaattgaTCTGGATGGAAATAGCATgttgtaataacattttaattttaagtaaattctaTTGTTTGAAATGacctttaattttatctttcacGTCATACCATTAAATAGTCTTAAAACCATTAACTTCAATATTCTAGTGTTCTtctgtttttatatacttaatttaaaattattatttataaacttaaattttaatggaTGGAAAAATGACAACAATaactaaggtttttttttacttctgaTAGAAAAGCATACAGTTAAAGCGTAATACAATGTTAGTtacacttatttaataaaatacaactattCATAAGTTGAAATTAAGTAACAATGTTTAAATAGcgactgtaaaaatataaatacaacattGATAAGACTTATGAAACAATaaacttttgtataaataaataaacattttattttcttacaatttCAACagcaattaaataacatatgtaAATTTTGTCAATcaggataatttattataagatttcTTATTCGAGATAATGCTCCATCTTAAAACAAAAGccataaaaatagaataacgTAAATATCgtgttttagtaattattagacaaagccattttttttaatacatgtaaaatgaaattattacatGTAGAACATTCTTAAGATGGAACAAATCTTAACTAAACAACAACATAACAAATGCAAACTGAAATCATATTTTGGTAACAtgtgttatttgaataaaaacaaaaccagATGTTAAGGgccctatttaaattttattggtcACAAATGATCAATTAAATAATCTGGTAGTGataatattacattcataaaCTTCTTCGTTCTTAAGTTTTCCACCTTTATTCTATAACACTTTCTGTATAATAATCTTCTATAGATGTCATAACAAATACATAACACTTGTATATAGTGTACCGAAAGTGTTATGCTTAGTGTTGTTCCATATAAAATCGATTCTTATTCAGCATATTTTTGCCAACCCTACGCATTGCATTACTATGTTTAGCTTATTACTTTGTTTGGATGGTGTTTTCAAAATTGAcccattattgaaaaaaataaagtgtatgCGTGTGTTCACTCGTACTATCGTCGtaacataatttgtaaaaataagttttgtacAATGTTtccgattttgtttttttcatgtaCACTAGcggtaatataacaaaatacatttaaaaaaagttatgtcaGATCATTTAAATATGGCTTAG harbors:
- the LOC125071428 gene encoding nuclear cap-binding protein subunit 2, with the protein product MKRSYDSMSSSVEISSYRDQHFKGSRSEQEKLLRASSTLYIGNLSFYTTEEQIYELFSRCGDIRRVIMGLDKYKKTPCGFCFVEYYTRQDSENCMRYINGTRLDDRIIRCDWDAGFIEGRQYGRGKTGGQVRDEYRTDYDGGRGGYGKIIAQKITPNTLER